One Zeugodacus cucurbitae isolate PBARC_wt_2022May chromosome 3, idZeuCucr1.2, whole genome shotgun sequence genomic region harbors:
- the Mal8p1.12 gene encoding uncharacterized protein Mal8p1.12 isoform X1 — MHSVGIHSAMAIKRQRKRRDEQKRARERRYSTQSSESGETFHSPSGSFRRKFHHAHSVAKPGPGLDSQVVTSIGMLHIGIVFIVFGLFLCGAGIIPDETMSWNVFSSSSAWWNEVTCTGLFSLGLGLFLLVLNCLISRKEEEDLEDYVQRQLTRSRSGHRLERDVETGVLTTRHARKAVALQKNMRNGTATDVALVNSTSAEEVANGPLSGRNCLANSGDIVLEKIVEEDNTYINDRSAGISPIDIENDTKQLLRRESLNETINITRI; from the exons ATGCATTCCGTCGGCATCCATTCGGCTATGGCAATAAAACGCCAACGCAAGCGGCGCGATGAACAGAAACGTGCGCGTGAAAGACGTTACAGTACGCAGAGTTCCGAAAGTGGAGAAACATTTCATTCGCCAAGTGGTTCCTTTCGACGTAAATTTCATCATGCACATAGTGTTGCTAAGCCCGGACCTGGGCTTGACAGTCAG gtGGTCACCAGCATCGGTATGCTGCACATTGGCATCGTATTCATAGTATTTGGTTTGTTCTTATGCGGCGCAGGAATTATACCCGACGAAACTATGTCGTGGAATGTGTTCA GTAGCAGCTCGGCATGGTGGAATGAGGTGACATGCACTGGACTTTTCTCGCTTGGATTGGGTCTATTTTTGCTTGTATTGAATTGCTTGATTAGTCGTAAAGAGGAAGAAGATCTCGAAGATTATGTGCAAAGGCAATTAACTAGGTCAAGGTCGGGACATCGTCTGGAGCGGGATGTCGAAACAGGTGTACTAACCACACGTCACGCTCGCAAAGCTGTGGCTTTACAAAAGAACATGCGCAATGGAACTGCCACTGACGTAGCACTGGTGAACAGCACATCGGCGGAAGAAGTAGCAAATGGTCCGTTATCAGGGCGTAACT GTTTAGCCAACTCCGGCGATATAGTGCTGGAGAAAATCGTGGAGGAAGATAATACGTATATTAACGATCGCAGCGCAGGTATATCACCTATAGATATTGAGAATGATACCAAGCAATTGCTAAGAAGAGAATCATTAAATGAAACAATCAATATAACACGAATATAA
- the Mal8p1.12 gene encoding uncharacterized protein Mal8p1.12 isoform X2 gives MHSVGIHSAMAIKRQRKRRDEQKRARERRYSTQSSESGETFHSPSGSFRRKFHHAHSVAKPGPGLDSQVVTSIGMLHIGIVFIVFGLFLCGAGIIPDETMSWNVFSSSSAWWNEVTCTGLFSLGLGLFLLVLNCLISRKEEEDLEDYVQRQLTRSRSGHRLERDVETGVLTTRHARKAVALQKNMRNGTATDVALVNSTSAEEVANGLANSGDIVLEKIVEEDNTYINDRSAGISPIDIENDTKQLLRRESLNETINITRI, from the exons ATGCATTCCGTCGGCATCCATTCGGCTATGGCAATAAAACGCCAACGCAAGCGGCGCGATGAACAGAAACGTGCGCGTGAAAGACGTTACAGTACGCAGAGTTCCGAAAGTGGAGAAACATTTCATTCGCCAAGTGGTTCCTTTCGACGTAAATTTCATCATGCACATAGTGTTGCTAAGCCCGGACCTGGGCTTGACAGTCAG gtGGTCACCAGCATCGGTATGCTGCACATTGGCATCGTATTCATAGTATTTGGTTTGTTCTTATGCGGCGCAGGAATTATACCCGACGAAACTATGTCGTGGAATGTGTTCA GTAGCAGCTCGGCATGGTGGAATGAGGTGACATGCACTGGACTTTTCTCGCTTGGATTGGGTCTATTTTTGCTTGTATTGAATTGCTTGATTAGTCGTAAAGAGGAAGAAGATCTCGAAGATTATGTGCAAAGGCAATTAACTAGGTCAAGGTCGGGACATCGTCTGGAGCGGGATGTCGAAACAGGTGTACTAACCACACGTCACGCTCGCAAAGCTGTGGCTTTACAAAAGAACATGCGCAATGGAACTGCCACTGACGTAGCACTGGTGAACAGCACATCGGCGGAAGAAGTAGCAAATG GTTTAGCCAACTCCGGCGATATAGTGCTGGAGAAAATCGTGGAGGAAGATAATACGTATATTAACGATCGCAGCGCAGGTATATCACCTATAGATATTGAGAATGATACCAAGCAATTGCTAAGAAGAGAATCATTAAATGAAACAATCAATATAACACGAATATAA
- the Tbc1d20_1 gene encoding TBC1 domain family member 20 — MTSQINGANHQNNEIKIDQPQELCFEKCPESSEEKQKRLEIERLLKEYNGCIPPQKLQEIARSDHGLVNDELRRLLWPQLAGVDTTRLEPAPSLQDLQTHPEYQQVVLDVNRSLKRFPPGIPYEQRIALQDQLTVLILRVIKKYPNLRYYQGYHDVAVTFLLVVGEEVAFAVMEELSTNHFSECMQETMDATQKRLMFIWPLVDLENSHLFQFLQQSAVGTLFALPWYLTWFGHSLNSYKDVVRLYDYFLASPIYMPIFVTAAIILHRAEDILKVDCDMASVHCLLSRLPDDLPFEELLNTASLLYDKYSLTVIEKRVEELVRKEKLQRQLEEKRILERRKQLARNARAGNNNLVRWLPQILTPKSMIVTTAFSILVGICAYYYKNQYLSAGVS; from the exons ATGACGAGCCAAATAAATGGGGCGAACCATCAgaacaatgaaataaaaatcgaTCAACCGCAGGAGTTGTGTTTTGAGAAAT gcCCTGAAAGTAGTGAGGAGAAACAAAAGCGTTTAGAGATCGAACGTTTATTGAAGGAGTACAATGGCTGTATTCCACCACAAAAGCTACAGGAGATTGCACGATCAGACCATGGATTAGTAAATGATGAATTACGGCGTTTGCTGTGGCCGCAATTGGCTGGCGTTGATACAACACGTTTAGAACCTGCTCCCAGTCTTCAAGATTTACAAACACATCCAGAATACCAACAAGTGGTACTTGATGTTAATAGATCGCTTAAGCGTTTTCCTCCTGGCATTCCATATGAACAACGTATTGCATTACAAGACCAATTGACTGTTTTAATATTGCGTGTGATAAAAAAATACCCGAATTTACGCTATTATCAAGGATATCACGATGTGGCTGTTACATTTTTGTTAGTTGTCGGTGAGGAGGTGGCATTTGCGGTTATGGAGGAATTATCAACAAACCATTTCTCAGAATGTATGCAAGAAACAATGGACGCCACACAAAAACGACTGATGTTTATATGGCCGCTGGTAGATTTAGAAAATTCGCATTTGTTTCAATTTCTGCAACAATCTGCAGTTGGGACACTTTTTGCGTTGCCTTGGTATCTAACATGGTTTGGACACAGTTTAAATTCATACAAAGATGTAGTGCGCTTATATGACTATTTTTTGGCATCGCCAATTTATATGCCAATATTTGTGACAGCTGCTATTATATTACATCGAGCTGAAGACATATTAAAGGTGGACTGTGACATGGCCTCGGTGCACTGCCTTTTATCTAGG cTACCCGATGATCTGCCATTTGAGGAGCTTTTAAATACTGCGAGTTTATTATATGACAAATACTCGCTGACTGTAATTGAAAAACGTGTCGAAGAATTAGTGCGAAAAGA AAAACTTCAAAGACAATTGGAAGAGAAGCGAATTCTAGAGCGAAGGAAACAGCTTGCTCGTAACGCCCGGGCTGGCAACAACAACTTGGTGCGATGGCTTCCACAAATACTcacaccaaaatcaatgatagTGACAACAGCTTTCTCCATTCTGGTTGGCATTTGTGCGTATTACTATAAAAATCAGTATCTCTCTGCTGGGGTCAGTTGA
- the LOC105217396 gene encoding uncharacterized protein LOC105217396: MSLGYSFLGCPLLVNIDNKEILYEILNYSVDVLLGNSDEHQMEKHCHKYGFQNVYDFMLMTRKIARAYKSHYENENSTEAELLYEFSNLSPEFQRLVPTVYEARKSEIEKFMLQLHNARENPLVLSFDYDARVVLGDSSFAQNFREILRLYFNCCDENGKQSNLHFEMDLNKLNEFIAALEAALDIGDKKDFLENV; this comes from the exons ATGTCCCTAGGCTATTCATTTTTAGGTTGTCCCTTATTGGTAAACATCGACAACAAGGAAATACTTTATGAA ATTCTAAATTACTCAGTGGATGTGCTGCTCGGAAATAGCGATGAACACCAAATGGAAAAACACTGTCATAAATATGGATTCCAGAATGTTTACGATTTTATGTTGATGACACGAAAAATTGCACGCGCTTACAAATCtcattatgaaaatgaaaattcgaCCGAAGCAGAATTACTTTATGAATTTAGCAATTTAAGTCCGGAATTTCAACGATTAGTTCCAACCGTGTATGAAGCGCGTAAATCGGAAATTGAAAAGTTTATGCTGCAGCTACATAATGCTCGGGAAAATCCTTTAGTGCTTTCGTTCGATTACGATGCTCGTGTCGTGCTTGGCGATAGTAGCTTCGCACAAAACTTTCGAGAGATACTTAGATTATACTTTAATTGTTGCgatgaaaatggaaaacaaagtaATCTACATTTCGAAatggatttaaataaattgaatgaattTATTGCTGCTTTAGAAGCAGCATTAGATATAGGAGACAAAAAGGATTTTCTCGAAAATGTCTGA